The Azospirillum brasilense genome window below encodes:
- a CDS encoding methyl-accepting chemotaxis protein, translated as MEGVLARISISGKIYSVVAILGVVAAIIGGVGSFGMQAYDDKFDQIQNWSRRSLINEQINSLIYKVVMDSRGIYAADGTADATPYAKNILGATSELEKLMGKLEDMQPPENKAAFGEVQQTARAFVLHRNEVARLGMEASPDKAREHGDTTEGRGIRTKLGQYMEKASERNMQGIAQANDELSAVNSLMTTLMMVVGIGGGLGALALSVLVARIGISRPIAGITDVMARLATGDTSVTVPGLGRGDEIGGMAKAVAVFKDNAVDRERMRVAEEAERRAKERRTHAVEELVQSFDRNVSGILRTVASAATELEATAQSMLTTADQTKGQAASTAAAAEQASVNVQTVAAATNELSASINEISGQVTRSTNIASHAVGEAQQTNERVQGLVAQAQRIGDVVKLITDIASQTNLLALNATIEAARAGEAGKGFAVVASEVKNLANQTAKATEEIASQIASMQEATGGAAAAINGIGDTIGTISEIATIIASAVEEQGSATGEIARNVQQAAQGTHLVTTNITEVSDGATQTGSAATQVLGAAGELSRQSEVLRTEVERFLAGIRAA; from the coding sequence ATGGAGGGTGTTCTTGCGCGCATCAGCATCAGCGGCAAAATCTACAGCGTTGTCGCGATCCTGGGTGTGGTGGCTGCTATCATTGGTGGCGTCGGCTCGTTTGGAATGCAGGCCTACGATGACAAGTTCGACCAGATTCAGAACTGGTCCCGGCGTTCCCTGATCAACGAGCAGATCAACAGCCTGATTTACAAGGTCGTCATGGACAGCCGCGGCATCTACGCCGCAGACGGAACGGCCGACGCCACGCCCTACGCCAAGAACATCCTCGGCGCCACCAGTGAGCTGGAAAAGCTCATGGGCAAGCTGGAGGATATGCAGCCGCCGGAAAATAAGGCGGCCTTTGGCGAAGTCCAGCAGACGGCGCGCGCGTTCGTCCTGCACCGCAACGAGGTCGCCCGCCTCGGGATGGAGGCCAGCCCGGACAAGGCGCGCGAGCACGGCGACACCACCGAGGGCCGCGGCATCCGCACGAAGCTGGGCCAGTACATGGAGAAGGCCTCCGAACGCAACATGCAGGGCATCGCCCAGGCCAATGATGAACTGAGCGCCGTGAACAGCTTGATGACGACGCTCATGATGGTCGTCGGCATCGGCGGTGGACTCGGCGCGCTGGCGTTGAGCGTCCTGGTCGCGCGCATCGGCATCTCCCGCCCGATCGCCGGGATCACCGACGTCATGGCCCGTCTGGCGACCGGCGACACCTCGGTGACGGTGCCGGGCCTCGGCCGTGGCGACGAGATCGGCGGCATGGCCAAGGCGGTGGCGGTCTTCAAGGACAACGCCGTCGACCGCGAGCGCATGAGGGTCGCCGAGGAGGCGGAGCGCCGGGCCAAGGAGCGGCGCACCCATGCCGTCGAGGAGCTGGTGCAGTCCTTCGACCGGAACGTTTCCGGCATCCTGCGCACCGTCGCCTCCGCGGCAACCGAGCTGGAGGCCACGGCGCAGAGCATGCTGACGACCGCCGACCAGACCAAGGGGCAGGCGGCCAGCACGGCGGCCGCGGCCGAGCAGGCGTCGGTCAACGTGCAGACCGTCGCCGCTGCGACCAACGAGCTGAGCGCGTCGATCAACGAGATCAGCGGTCAGGTGACGCGCTCCACCAACATCGCCAGCCACGCGGTGGGCGAGGCGCAGCAGACCAACGAGCGTGTCCAGGGCCTCGTCGCACAGGCGCAGCGGATCGGCGACGTGGTGAAGCTCATCACCGACATCGCCAGCCAGACCAACCTGCTGGCGCTCAACGCGACGATCGAGGCGGCGCGCGCGGGCGAGGCCGGCAAGGGCTTCGCCGTTGTGGCGTCGGAGGTGAAGAACCTCGCCAACCAGACCGCCAAGGCGACGGAGGAGATCGCCTCCCAGATCGCCTCCATGCAGGAGGCCACCGGCGGGGCGGCGGCGGCCATCAACGGGATCGGCGACACCATCGGCACGATCAGCGAGATCGCCACGATCATCGCCTCGGCGGTGGAGGAGCAGGGGTCGGCGACCGGCGAGATCGCCCGCAACGTGCAGCAGGCCGCACAGGGCACTCATCTGGTGACCACCAACATCACCGAGGTCAGCGACGGCGCCACCCAGACCGGCTCCGCCGCCACCCAGGTGCTGGGCGCAGCCGGCGAGTTGTCCCGCCAGTCAGAGGTGCTGCGGACGGAGGTGGAGCGCTTCCTGGCCGGCATCCGCGCCGCGTAA
- a CDS encoding vWA domain-containing protein gives MFTGFFFELRKAGVPVSLNEYLTLMEAMKRGVADFRVEDFYYLSRACLVKDERNLDRFDRVFGQVFKGLEGAPGAAGDEIPMVDLPEEWLRKLAERFLTDEEKAQIQALGGWQKLMETLAERLAEQKGRHQGGSKWIGTAGTSPFGAYGYNPEGVRIGQPESRHRRAVKVWDKREFKNLDDQVEIGTRNIKVALRRLRKFARTGAASELDLPGTIRATASNAGWLDLKMVPERHNTVKVLLFLDIGGSMDDHIRLVEELFSAARGEFKHLEHFYFHNCVYESVWRDNKRRHDERTPTWDVLHTYPADYKLVFVGDAAMSPYEIAYAGGSVEHWNEEPGQVWLQRMLSVYSRAVWLNPTPEARWGYTESTRMLQRLLGGRMYPLTLQGLDAAMRELVR, from the coding sequence ATGTTCACGGGTTTCTTCTTCGAACTGCGCAAGGCGGGCGTGCCGGTCTCGCTGAACGAGTACCTGACGCTCATGGAGGCCATGAAGCGCGGTGTCGCCGACTTCCGCGTCGAAGACTTCTATTACCTCAGCCGGGCCTGTCTGGTGAAGGACGAGCGCAATCTCGACCGCTTCGATCGCGTGTTCGGGCAGGTCTTCAAGGGACTGGAAGGGGCGCCGGGCGCCGCGGGCGACGAGATTCCGATGGTCGACCTGCCGGAGGAATGGCTGCGCAAGCTGGCCGAACGCTTCCTGACCGACGAGGAGAAGGCGCAGATACAAGCCCTGGGCGGCTGGCAGAAACTGATGGAGACGCTGGCCGAGCGGCTGGCCGAACAGAAGGGGCGGCACCAGGGCGGCTCCAAATGGATCGGCACTGCCGGAACCTCGCCCTTCGGCGCCTACGGCTACAACCCGGAGGGCGTGCGCATCGGCCAGCCGGAATCCCGCCACCGCCGAGCCGTGAAGGTGTGGGACAAGCGGGAGTTCAAAAATCTGGACGATCAGGTCGAGATCGGCACCCGCAACATCAAGGTGGCGCTGCGCCGCCTGCGCAAGTTCGCCCGCACCGGGGCGGCCAGCGAACTGGACCTGCCGGGTACCATCCGCGCCACCGCCAGCAACGCCGGCTGGCTGGACCTGAAAATGGTTCCGGAGCGGCACAACACGGTGAAGGTGCTGCTGTTCCTCGACATCGGCGGCTCGATGGACGACCACATCCGCCTGGTCGAGGAGCTGTTCTCCGCCGCGCGGGGCGAGTTCAAGCATCTGGAGCACTTCTACTTCCACAACTGCGTCTACGAGAGCGTGTGGCGCGACAACAAGCGCCGCCACGACGAACGCACCCCGACCTGGGACGTGCTGCACACCTATCCCGCTGACTACAAGCTGGTCTTCGTCGGCGACGCGGCGATGAGCCCCTACGAGATCGCCTATGCCGGTGGCAGCGTCGAGCATTGGAACGAGGAGCCGGGGCAGGTCTGGCTGCAGCGGATGCTGTCCGTTTACAGCCGCGCCGTCTGGCTCAATCCCACGCCGGAAGCGCGCTGGGGCTACACCGAGAGCACCCGCATGCTGCAGAGGCTTTTGGGCGGGCGCATGTACCCTCTGACCTTGCAGGGCCTGGACGCCGCGATGCGTGAACTGGTGCGCTAG